The following proteins are co-located in the Pyxicephalus adspersus chromosome Z, UCB_Pads_2.0, whole genome shotgun sequence genome:
- the LOC140343854 gene encoding uncharacterized protein, translated as MLNSVPKENIINESTTRSTAGNTSNVPLISASWSSSPSNQNTSITSSRRDMSSQPSSSISSVLSSQVPVTLKSTIFSPLEPRTTINSISSTGGNYTHNQTASSGIFSSPSNGASSHSTTINNSTISLLATTPSDMPTSANIGTNYQKTSTDSPSTSSSDSTSSPSGSINYSASLTISSDSAPSSTSTGSSTAASTSNVPQSYTTLTSSPSTQNASIASSRNDMSSQPSSSSSKGVSLSTSYPSTPRVTSNSTMPSLLESGNTISSISTTNGNYATDQAVSTGIFTSSSNDAGSHSTTIKKSTIFLPATKPSDMSTSTSNSISNQQTSTNSPSTSSSDNTKSPSVTMNNSVPLTTSRNSTPSNTSTGSSTVPSGTSLPLNSASSNSSPSTQNTRITSSRNDMSSQPLSSSSISALSTKNVTSTPPVTSNSTLSSLLESGATMNSISTTAGNYTTNQAASTGIFTSSSIDDSSHSTTTNSSTISLPAATPSDMSTSTSNSIGHQQTSTNSPSISSSDSTRSPSVTMNNSASLTMSINSTPSNTNSGPSTPSSDTNVPLSSSSSSSSPSTTTPSD; from the coding sequence ATGTTGAATTCAGTTCCTAAGGAAAACATTATCAATGAATCTACAACTAGAAGCACAGCTGGAAATACCAGTAATGTTCCACTAATTTCTGCATCGTGGAGTTCATCACCTTCAAACCAAAATACCAGCATTACATCTTCCAGGAGAGATATGAGCTCCCAACCATCGTCAAGTATCAGTAGTGTGTTATCTAGCCAAGTACCTGTAAcattaaaaagcacaatttttaGTCCATTAGAACCCAGAACAACCATTAACAGCATATCATCCACTGGTGGTAATTATACCCATAACCAGACAGCTTCATCTGGGATCTTCTCATCACCGAGTAATGGTGCGAGTAGCCATTCAACAACTATAAACAATTCCACAATATCGTTACTTGCAACAACACCTAGTGATATGCCAACCTCAGCCAATATTGGCACAAATTATCAAAAGACATCAACTGACAGCCCTTCAACATCTTCCAGTGACAGTACTAGTAGTCCATCAGGTTCCATAAATTATTCAGCCTCATTGACAATATCAAGTGATTCAGCACCATCAAGCACTAGCACTGGCAGTAGCACAGCAGCATCCACCAGTAATGTACCACAAAGTTATACAACATTAACTTCATCACCTTCAACCCAAAATGCCAGTATTGCATCTTCAAGAAATGATATGAGCTCCCAACCATCATCAAGTAGTTCTAAAGGGGTTTCTCTATCTACCTCGTACCCCAGTACTCCGCGTGTAACCTCAAACAGCACAATGCCTAGTCTATTAGAAAGTGGAAATACTATAAGCAGCATATCAACCACCAATGGCAATTATGCCACTGACCAGGCAGTTTCAACTGGAATTTTCACATCATCAAGTAATGATGCTGGTAGCCATTCAACAActataaaaaaatccacaatattTCTTCCAGCAACAAAACCAAGTGATATGTCTACCTCAACCAGTAACAGTATAAGTAATCAACAGACATCAACTAACAGCCCTTCAACGTCTTCCAGCGACAATACCAAAAGTCCATCAGTTACCATGAATAATTCAGTCCCATTGACAACATCACGTAACTCAACCCCTTCAAACACTAGCACTGGCTCTAGTACAGTACCATCTGGCACTAGTCTTCCACTAAATTCTGCATCATCAAATTCATCACCTTCAACCCAAAATACCAGGATTACATCTTCAAGGAATGATATGAGCTCCCAACCATTGTCAAGTAGTTCTATTAGTGCATTATCTACTAAAAATGTTACCAGTACCCCACCTGTAACGTCAAACAGCACACTATCTAGTCTATTAGAAAGTGGAGCAACTATGAACAGCATATCAACCACTGCTGGTAATTATACCACTAACCAGGCAGCTTCAACTGGAATCTTTACATCATCAAGTATTGATGACAGTAGCCATTCAACAACTACAAATAGTTCCACAATATCTCTTCCAGCAGCAACGCCTAGTGATATGTCTACCTCAACCAGTAACAGTATAGGTCATCAACAGACATCAACTAACAGCCCCTCAATATCCTCCAGCGACAGTACAAGAAGTCCATCAGTTACCATGAATAATTCAGCCTCATTGACAATGTCAATTAATTCAACACCGTCTAATACTAATAGTGGGCCTAGCACACCATCATCTGACACTAATGTCCCACTAAGTTCTTCATCATCAAGTTCATCACCTTCAACAACAACACCTAGTGAT
- the LOC140343541 gene encoding uncharacterized protein: MNNSASLTMSINSTPSNTNSGPSTPSSGTDFPLSSSSSSSSPSTQNTSITSSRNIMSSQPSTSNTTIGNDFSTQTVTSTPPVTSNSTMSSLLESGTTMTSISTTNLAASTGIFTSSNNGAGNNLTTINISTISLPATTPSVISNSTSNSISDQLTNSPSTSSSHNTGSPSVTINNTVSLPMSSNSNTSTVPSTTASTSSMPLKSATSGSSLSTQNTSITYSSNDMSSQPSSSSSTITNALSTQTVTSTPPVTSNSTMSSLLETGGTTMRDISTTAGNYTTKQAASTNNPTITNNGISDQQASSNNPSTSSSDGTRSPSFTIHNTSSITTSNSATSNTSTGTSTAPSTSSVPLSSASASSSPSTQNSSITSSRSEMSSQPSSSSTTISNALSNQTITSTPPVSSTSSMSSLLESGTTVSSTSTTGNYTTNLVASTGTVTSSTSGASSHSTTINNFTTSFLETTPSNMATSFSGSTNLHQASTYSPSTSSSTMSTPLETGTSINSISTTAGIYTTNQTASTRIFTSPSNGASSHSTTINNSTISLTSTTPSDMSTSSSNGTNVQQTSTNSPLTSSTGNTRIPSVTINNSASSTTSSSSVTSYTNTTTLSTVTSSTPVSNTQHVTSTGTKLSSVTENISSAYTKTNTTVSAPAEVLDPWKIIIISLAVALGTFLLVGTLMVLCYLRRGTRYVVSGSTI; this comes from the exons ATGAATAATTCAGCCTCATTGACAATGTCAATTAATTCAACACCTTCAAATACTAATAGTGGCCCTAGCACACCATCATCTGGCACTGATTTTCCACTAAGTTCTTCATCATCAAGTTCATCACCTTCAACCCAAAATACCAGTATTACATCTTCAAGAAATATTATGAGCTCCCAACCATCAACAAGTAATACTACCATTGGTAATGATTTCTCCACTCAAACAGTTACCAGTACCCCACCTGTAACTTCAAATAGCACAATGTCTAGTCTATTAGAAAGTGGAACAACTATGACCAGCATATCAACCACTAACTTGGCAGCTTCAACCGGAATCTTCACATCATCAAATAATGGTGCCGGTAACAACTTAACAACTATAAATATTTCCACAATATCTCTTCCAGCAACAACACCTAGCGTTATTTCTAACTCAACCAGTAACAGTATAAGTGATCAACTGACTAATAGCCCCTCAACATCTTCCAGTCACAATACTGGAAGTCCATCAGTTACCATAAATAACACAGTCTCGCTTCCAATGTCGAGTAATTCAAACACTAGTACTGTCCCTAGCACAACAGCATCTACCAGTAGTATGCCACTAAAATCTGCAACATCAGGTTCATCACTTTCAACCCAAAATACCAGTATTACATATTCAAGTAATGATATGAGCTCCCAACCATCATCAAGTAGTTCTACTATTACTAATGCATTATCTACCCAGACAGTTACCAGTACTCCACCTGTAACTTCAAACAGCACAATGTCCAGTCTATTAGAAACTGGAGGGACAACTATGAGGGACATATCAACCACTGCTGGTAATTATACCACTAAGCAGGCAGCATCTACAAATAATCCTACAATAACCAATAATGGTATAAGTGATCAACAGGCATCATCTAACAACCCTTCAACATCTTCCAGCGACGGTACTAGAAGTCCTTCATTTACCATACATAACACATCTTCAATAACAACAAGTAATTCAGCAACTTCAAACACTAGTACTGGAACTAGCACAGCACCATCTACCAGTAGTGTTCCACTTAGTTCTGCATCAGCAAGTTCATCACCCTCAACCCAAAATTCCAGCATTACATCTTCAAGAAGTGAAATGAGTTCCCAACCATCATCAAGTAGTACTACAATTAGTAATGCATTATCTAACCAAACAATTACCAGTACCCCACCTGTTTCTTCAACTAGCTCAATGTCTAGTCTATTAGAAAGTGGAACAACTGTGAGCAGCACATCAACCACTGGTAATTATACCACTAACCTGGTAGCTTCAACCGGAACTGTCACATCATCAACTAGTGGTGCCAGTAGCCATTCAACAACTATAAATAATTTCACAACATCCTTTCTAGAAACAACACCTAGCAACATGGCTACCTCATTCAGTGGTAGTACAAATCTTCATCAGGCATCAACTTACAGCCCTTCAACATCTTCCAGCACAATGTCTACTCCATTAGAAACTGGAACATCTATAAATAGCATATCGACAACTGCTGGTATTTATACCACTAACCAGACAGCTTCAACCAGAATCTTCACATCACCAAGTAATGGTGCCAGTAGCCATTCAACAACTATAAATAATTCTACAATATCATTAACATCAACAACACCCAGTGATATGTCTACCTCATCCAGTAACGGTACAAATGTGCAACAGACATCAACTAACAGCCCTTTAACATCTTCCACTGGCAATACCAGAATTCCATCAGTTACCATAAATAATTCAGCATCATCGACAACCTCAAGCAGTTCAGTAACTTCATACACGAATACAACAACACTTTCTACAGTAACATCCTCTACTCCAGTCTCCAATACACAACATGTTACTAGCACCGGTACAAAATTGTCTTCTGTAACAGAGAACATCTCATCTGCATATACCAAAACAA ATACCACAGTCTCTGCACCAGCTGAAGTTTTGGACCCATGGAAGATCATTATTATTTCCTTGGCTGTTGCTTTGGGAACATTTCTTCTCGTTGGAACGTTAATG gttttatgcTACCTAAGAAGAGGTACTCGTTATGTTGTATCTGGTTCCACAATATAA
- the LOC140343855 gene encoding uncharacterized protein, translating to MKTYGLIYITLVAVIFITIAESTGSTTPRSTKCKKTRHTTLKETTATDNYSTHDRITHLSTSTTHRTNATTTPTSIMTTLTTSTASITSRTKPPTTLTMHTASNITKTTSITLSVPTMSTVTKERSTTIKSTSSTMDTGHSTVDHTNTTQEPTKITTVTPNTRRGTTETVVSTTNAHITTKGSITSIFSTKSNITDNATMTTPSERETTIDITTIPGDITTITFSANDNTSENVITSTASDTTISDTGTTSSVIDTTIDTVITSSDITSDITVSSSANEITSEIATTHSTSKTTSDTVTTPVSDTTRAEITSSANETTSNTAVTSTASETISNTVTTSSASETTSNTEATYLVQVRPPVIQRPHLVQVRLPVIQRPHLVQLRPPVIQRPHLV from the exons ATGAAAACTTATGGATTGATCTACATCACATTGGTGGCAGTAATCTTTATTACTATTGCTG AGTCTACTGGTTCAACCACACCACGCagtactaaatgtaaaaaaaccaGGCACACAACGTTAAAGGAAACTACTGCTACTGATAATTATTCCACTCATGACAGAATCACTCATTTGTCCACCTCTACCACGCATAGAACTAATGCTACTACTACTCCTACCTCTATCATGACTACACTGACTACTAGCACTGCTTCTATTACCAGCCGTACCAAGCCCCCCACTACATTGACCATGCATACTGCTAGCAACATCACAAAAACAACCAGCATTACGTTATCTGTTCCTACTATGAGCACCGTGACAAAAGAGAGGAGCACAACAATAAAAAGCACCAGCAGCACAATGGACACGGGACACAGCACTGTGGATCATACCAACACTACCCAGGAGCCTACAAAAATAACCACAGTGACCCCTAATACAAGAAGGGGCACTACTGAAACAGTAGTGTCCACAACTAATGCACACATTACAACGAAAGGGTCTATAACAAGCATATTTAGCACCAAAAGTAACATTACTGATAACGCAACAATGACCACACCTAGTGAGCGGGAGACCACCATTGATATAACCACCATACCAGGTGACATCACTACTATTACATTTAGTGCAAATGATAACACCAGTGAGAATGTGATCACATCTACTGCAAGTGACACCACTATTAGTGACACAGGGACTACATCCAGTGTGATAGACACCACCATTGATACAGTGATTACATCTAGTGACATTACTAGTGATATAACTGTCTCCTCTAGTGCAAATGAAATTACCAGTGAAATTGCAACCACACATAGCACAAGTAAAACTACTAGTGATACAGTGACCACACCTGTCAGTGACACAACCAGGGCAGAAATCACATCTAGTGCAAATGAGACCACCAGTAATACAGCGGTTACATCTACTGCAAGTGAGACTATCAGTAATACAGTGACCACATCTAGTGCAAGTGAGACCACCAGTAATACAGAGGCCACATATCTAGTGCAAGTGAGACCACCAGTAATACAGAGGCCACATTTAGTGCAAGTGAGACTACCAGTAATACAGAGACCACATCTAGTGCAACTGAGACCACCAGTAATACAGAGGCCACATTTAGTGTAA